One window of the Archangium primigenium genome contains the following:
- a CDS encoding GMC oxidoreductase: MRSRREHFDVIIVGSGFGGSVMAWRLADAGLRVCLLERGKAYPPGSFPRSPYAMRRNFWDPPQGLHGLFNLWSFPGLAGVVASGLGGGSLIYANVLLRKDEKTFVREDPREGTYEYWPVTREDLEPHYDAVERMLDAQRYPFTQEPYRHTAKTIAMKLAAERLGLEADWQLPPLAITFGNRGEAPVPGEPIHEPHGNLHGRTRLTCRLCGECDIGCNYGSKNTLDYTYLSAAQRAGAELRVRAEVRSFWREREGYVVEYLDHSDVQEGAPPRVPPSRQPGRRISADKLVLAAGTFGTTYLLLKNRDALPGLSARLGERFSGNGDMLAFVSKCVQQGKGGREPRLLDGGHGPVITSALHIRDALEGGTGRGFYIQDAGHPEFINWLHEGANQFAVARRFARLGLRLARGWLGWTRDTDVGAEIADAIGDCVGSSSSLPLLAMGRDLPTGRLSLNDDARLTVDWKMKDSAAYFERVRHMLARVAGVLEGRFVQDPLGYLSRIITVHPLGGCAMGRSAAEGVVDAHGEVFNHPGLYVADGAVMPGPTGANPSLTIAALADRFAEHLIERSRRPSPSRAVSAPEGASAPA, from the coding sequence ATGCGTTCACGACGAGAGCACTTCGACGTCATCATCGTGGGCTCCGGCTTCGGCGGCTCGGTGATGGCCTGGCGCCTGGCGGACGCGGGCCTCCGGGTCTGCCTGCTGGAGCGCGGCAAGGCCTATCCCCCGGGCTCGTTCCCGCGCAGCCCCTACGCCATGCGCCGCAACTTCTGGGACCCCCCGCAGGGCCTGCACGGCCTGTTCAACCTCTGGTCCTTTCCGGGGCTCGCGGGCGTGGTGGCCAGCGGGCTCGGCGGCGGCTCGCTCATCTACGCCAACGTGCTGCTGCGCAAGGACGAGAAGACCTTCGTCCGGGAGGATCCGCGCGAGGGCACCTATGAGTACTGGCCCGTCACGCGCGAGGACCTGGAGCCGCACTACGACGCCGTGGAGCGGATGCTCGACGCCCAGCGCTACCCCTTCACCCAGGAGCCCTACCGCCACACCGCGAAGACGATCGCCATGAAGCTCGCCGCCGAGCGCCTGGGCCTGGAGGCCGACTGGCAACTGCCCCCCCTGGCCATCACCTTCGGCAACCGCGGCGAGGCCCCCGTTCCCGGCGAGCCCATCCACGAGCCCCACGGCAACCTGCACGGGCGCACCCGCCTGACGTGCCGGCTGTGTGGCGAGTGCGACATCGGCTGCAACTACGGCAGCAAGAACACGCTGGACTACACGTACCTGTCGGCCGCCCAGCGCGCCGGGGCCGAGCTGCGCGTGCGCGCCGAGGTGCGCTCCTTCTGGCGCGAGCGCGAGGGCTACGTCGTGGAGTACCTCGATCACTCGGACGTCCAGGAGGGCGCGCCGCCCCGGGTGCCGCCCTCGCGCCAGCCAGGTCGGCGGATCTCCGCGGACAAGCTCGTGCTGGCCGCGGGGACGTTCGGCACCACGTACCTGTTGCTCAAGAACCGCGACGCCCTGCCCGGACTCAGCGCCCGGCTCGGCGAGCGCTTCAGCGGCAACGGCGACATGCTGGCCTTCGTCTCCAAGTGCGTCCAGCAGGGCAAGGGCGGCCGCGAGCCCCGGCTGCTCGATGGCGGCCATGGCCCCGTCATCACCAGCGCCCTGCACATCCGCGACGCGCTCGAGGGCGGCACCGGCCGGGGCTTCTACATCCAGGACGCCGGCCACCCGGAGTTCATCAACTGGCTGCACGAGGGCGCCAACCAGTTCGCCGTCGCGCGCCGCTTCGCCCGGTTGGGACTCCGGCTCGCCCGGGGGTGGCTCGGGTGGACCCGGGACACCGACGTGGGCGCGGAGATCGCCGACGCCATCGGCGACTGCGTGGGCTCGTCCTCTTCCCTGCCGCTGCTCGCCATGGGGAGGGACCTGCCCACCGGGCGCCTGTCCCTCAACGACGACGCGCGGCTGACGGTGGACTGGAAGATGAAGGACTCGGCGGCCTACTTCGAGCGCGTGCGGCACATGCTCGCCCGGGTCGCCGGCGTGCTGGAGGGGCGCTTCGTCCAGGACCCGCTCGGCTACCTCAGCCGGATCATCACCGTGCACCCGCTCGGGGGCTGCGCCATGGGCCGCTCGGCCGCCGAGGGCGTGGTGGACGCGCATGGAGAAGTCTTCAACCATCCGGGCCTTTACGTGGCGGATGGCGCGGTGATGCCGGGGCCCACGGGCGCCAACCCCAGCCTCACCATCGCCGCCCTCGCCGACCGGTTCGCCGAGCACCTCATCGAGCGCTCGCGCCGCCCCTCCCCGTCGCGCGCCGTCTCCGCGCCGGAAGGAGCGTCGGCCCCCGCGTGA
- a CDS encoding esterase/lipase family protein, with translation MLCHTTASSPPREEIIDFRAGDGTPLNLIRVRGPRAPFRGPVVLVHGAGVRANIFRPPTRRTLVDALIADGYDVWLENWRASIDVAPNEWTLDEAALHDHPRAVETIVRETGARQVKAIVHCQGAMSFVLAAIAGLLPQVPLVISNAVSLHPVMPPAARRKLRHLIPLLSRLTPYLDPQWGLKPKGLLPRLLTLLTRATHSECDNTVCRMVSQIYGVGHPTLWQHENLDERTHAWLTYEFAHVPLSFFVQILQSVEEGHLVLTGRFPELPRDIVRHAPRTDARFVFLAGRVNHCFEAESQRRTYEAFSRHRPGYHSLHVLPGYGHLDVFMGKNAARDVFPLIQAELDRPV, from the coding sequence ATGCTCTGTCACACCACCGCCTCTTCCCCACCTCGCGAGGAGATCATCGATTTCCGCGCGGGTGATGGTACGCCCCTGAACCTCATCCGGGTTCGCGGCCCTCGCGCGCCCTTCCGGGGTCCCGTGGTGCTCGTCCATGGCGCCGGGGTCCGGGCCAACATCTTCCGGCCGCCCACGCGGCGGACGCTCGTCGATGCCCTGATCGCCGACGGCTACGACGTCTGGTTGGAGAACTGGCGGGCGAGTATCGACGTCGCGCCCAACGAGTGGACGCTCGACGAGGCCGCCCTCCACGACCACCCCCGCGCCGTCGAGACCATCGTGCGCGAGACGGGCGCGCGCCAGGTGAAGGCCATCGTCCACTGTCAGGGCGCCATGAGCTTCGTCCTGGCGGCCATCGCCGGGCTGCTGCCCCAGGTGCCCCTCGTCATCAGCAACGCCGTCTCCCTGCATCCCGTGATGCCGCCCGCCGCCCGCCGCAAGCTGCGCCACCTCATCCCGCTGTTGTCCCGGCTGACGCCCTACCTCGATCCCCAGTGGGGCCTGAAGCCCAAGGGCCTCTTGCCCCGGCTCCTCACCCTGCTCACGCGCGCCACCCACTCCGAATGCGACAACACCGTGTGCCGCATGGTGAGCCAGATCTACGGCGTGGGCCACCCCACGCTCTGGCAGCACGAGAACCTCGATGAGCGCACCCATGCGTGGCTGACGTACGAGTTCGCCCACGTGCCCCTCTCCTTCTTCGTGCAGATCCTCCAGAGCGTGGAGGAGGGTCATCTGGTGCTCACCGGGCGTTTTCCCGAGCTGCCCCGGGACATCGTGCGGCACGCGCCCCGGACCGATGCGCGCTTCGTCTTCCTGGCGGGCCGGGTGAACCACTGCTTCGAGGCGGAGAGCCAGCGGCGCACCTACGAGGCCTTCTCGCGCCACCGGCCCGGCTACCACTCGCTGCACGTGCTGCCGGGCTACGGCCACCTCGACGTCTTCATGGGCAAGAACGCGGCCCGGGATGTCTTTCCCCTCATCCAGGCCGAGCTCGACCGGCCTGTCTAG
- a CDS encoding endonuclease V yields MLACVDVHYLEHEAHGALLLFPSWDAAVATDRRVVRLPSPAEYKPGHFYERELPVVLALLAQVEHALEAVIIDGYVWLGAANERGLGAHLYEVLGRRVPVVGVAKTAFKGSDFATPVSRGEATRPLYVTAVGLDARVAAEHVRTMHGPYRVPTLLKDVDRLSRE; encoded by the coding sequence ATGCTCGCCTGTGTCGATGTCCACTACCTGGAGCACGAGGCCCATGGCGCCTTGTTGCTCTTCCCCAGTTGGGACGCGGCCGTGGCCACGGACCGGCGCGTGGTGCGGCTGCCGTCCCCGGCGGAGTACAAGCCCGGGCACTTCTACGAGCGTGAGCTGCCCGTGGTGCTCGCCCTGCTCGCCCAGGTGGAGCACGCCTTGGAGGCCGTGATCATCGACGGCTATGTCTGGTTGGGCGCCGCGAACGAGCGGGGACTGGGCGCGCACCTGTACGAGGTGCTCGGCCGTCGTGTCCCCGTGGTCGGCGTGGCCAAGACGGCGTTCAAGGGCTCCGACTTCGCCACCCCCGTGTCCCGGGGCGAGGCCACGCGTCCGCTCTACGTCACCGCCGTGGGCCTGGACGCGCGGGTGGCCGCCGAGCACGTGCGCACGATGCACGGGCCCTATCGCGTCCCCACCCTGCTCAAGGACGTGGACCGGCTGTCGAGGGAATGA